The Thermotoga maritima MSB8 region GAAGGTGAAACGATGAAACTGAGGTCATGGGAATTCTACGACAGAATAGCAAGAGCGTACGACAGTATGTACGAAACACCGAAGTGGAAGCTCTATCACAGACTGATCGGATCTTTCTTAGAGGAGTATTTGAAAAACCCCTGCAGAGTTCTCGATCTCGGTGGAGGAACCGGAAAGTGGAGTCTGTTCTTGCAGGAAAGAGGTTTCGAAGTAGTTCTCGTCGATCCATCGAAAGAGATGCTGGAGGTGGCGAGGGAAAAGGGGGTTAAAAACGTCGTTGAAGCCAAAGCGGAAGATCTCCCCTTTCCTTCAGGTGCTTTCGAAGCAGTTCTCGCTCTCGGTGACGTTCTAAGCTACGTTGAAAACAAGGATAAAGCGTTTTCAGAGATAAGAAGAGTGCTTGTACCCGATGGATTGTTGATAGCAACCGTAGACAACTTTTACACTTTCCTTCAGCAGATGATCGAGAAAGACGCGTGGGATCAAATAACACGCTTTTTGAAAACACAAACCACGAGCGTGGGAACCACACTCTTTTCTTTCAATTCTTACGCCTTCAAACCAGAGGAT contains the following coding sequences:
- a CDS encoding class I SAM-dependent methyltransferase encodes the protein MKLRSWEFYDRIARAYDSMYETPKWKLYHRLIGSFLEEYLKNPCRVLDLGGGTGKWSLFLQERGFEVVLVDPSKEMLEVAREKGVKNVVEAKAEDLPFPSGAFEAVLALGDVLSYVENKDKAFSEIRRVLVPDGLLIATVDNFYTFLQQMIEKDAWDQITRFLKTQTTSVGTTLFSFNSYAFKPEDLDSLEGFETVDIRGIGVMEYPDERISEREETIFRLEQELSRDRNIIWKADHIFFVLKKKRGA